A window of Gadus chalcogrammus isolate NIFS_2021 chromosome 16, NIFS_Gcha_1.0, whole genome shotgun sequence contains these coding sequences:
- the LOC130406341 gene encoding LOW QUALITY PROTEIN: transmembrane O-methyltransferase homolog (The sequence of the model RefSeq protein was modified relative to this genomic sequence to represent the inferred CDS: inserted 1 base in 1 codon), producing the protein MVSPAIALAFLPLLLTLLIRYRFYFVLFYRAVLLRVWRDCRTGLSREERCFQYVLTNATPGDPESILDGFDSWCTKKEFISHIGPKKGKILDRLLSEHSPLTVLELGAHCGYSTVRIARALPXGARLFSVEMDQKNAAIAEKVIRLAGFDEALVELIVCPSDEVIPRLRADFDLEKLDFVFMDHWKKCYLPDLQMLEGSGLLGKGSMILADNVLFPGAPNFLRYIRRCGLYEWRVHRATLEYSKGIRDGMAELVYQGTK; encoded by the exons ATGGTGTCCCCTGCCATTGCTCTGGCCTTCCTCCCGCTCCTGTTGACGCTGCTCATCCGCTACCGCTTTTACTTTGTGCTGTTCTACCGCGCGGTGCTGCTGAGGGTGTGGAGGGACTGCAGGACGGGCCTGAGCCGCGAGGAGCGGTGCTTCCAGTATGTGTTGACCAATGCCACCCCCGGTGACCCCGAGAGCATCCTGGATGGCTTCGACTCCTGGTGCACCAAGAAGGAGTTCATCAGCCACATAGGGCCCAAGAAAG GGAAGATCTTGGACCGCCTGCTGTCGGAGCACAGCCCCCTGACGGTGCTGGAGTTGGGGGCTCACTGTGGCTATAGCACGGTGCGCATAGCACGGGCCCTCC TGGGAGCCAGGCTCTTCAGCGTGGAAATGGACCAGAAAAACGCTGCCATTGCAGAGAAGGTCATACGCCTAGCTGGATTTGATGAAGCTCTA GTTGAGTTAATCGTCTGTCCGTCTGACGAGGTTATCCCTCGACTGAGGGCGGATTTTGACCTGGAAAAGTTGGACTTTGTCTTCATGGACCACTGGAAGAAATGCTATCTACCTGATCTGCAG ATGTTGGAGGGCTCTGGTCTGCTGGGGAAAGGGTCCATGATCCTGGCCGACAATGTGCTCTTCCCCGGGGCTCCCAACTTCCTCCGCTACATCCGCCGGTGTGGGCTCTATGAGTGGCGGGTCCATCGGGCCACGCTGGAGTACAGCAAGGGCATCCGCGACGGCATGGCG
- the LOC130406350 gene encoding LOW QUALITY PROTEIN: phosphatidylinositol 3,4,5-trisphosphate 5-phosphatase 2A-like (The sequence of the model RefSeq protein was modified relative to this genomic sequence to represent the inferred CDS: inserted 1 base in 1 codon; deleted 4 bases in 4 codons), translated as MAGGGVSPLGLAPPMWYHRDLSRAAAEELLARAGRDGSFLVRDSESVSGAYALCVLFQKHVHTYRILPDEEGFLAVQTSQGVQPKRFKTLPELVLLYLQPSQGLVSTLLYPVDREESALSDDRDYSDGEDEKPPLPPRSASTSTPTGPETPTESPPAANGLSTISHEYLKGSYALDLEAVKQGACALPHLNKTLVSSCKRLNGEVDKVLSGLEILSKVFDQQSAFMVSKMIQQSVNQGGDQELENLVTKLAILKDLLSSIEKKALKALQEMSLTSPCSLPPLSTRQSKAIPVQAFEVKLDGCLAELAKIGKSQKHTLSVDVEGGRLVVMKKVKDSQEDWTPFTHDKIRQLIKSQRVQNKLGIVFEKEKDKTQRKDFIFASAKKREAFCQLLQLMKNKHSNQDEPDMISIFIGTWNMGSVPAPRXMSSWVLCRGLGKTLDEMTVTIPHDLYVFGTQENSMCDREWVESIRAGLKDQTDLEYKPIAVQTLWNIKIAVLVKPEHENRISHVGVSSVKTGIANTLGNKGAVGVSFMFNGTSFGFVNCHLTSGNEKIARRNQNYLDILRLLSLGDKQLSSFDISLRFTHLFWLGDLNYRLDMDIQEILNYINRKEFDPLLKVDQLNLEREKNKVFLRFGQEEEFLPPTYRYERGARDTYVWQTHEATGWMRTNVPSWCDRILWKSYPETHIVCNSYGCTDDIVTSDHSPVFATFEVGVTSQFVSKKGLPKTSEQAYIEFESIEAIVKTASRTKFFIEFYSTCLEEFKKSYENDTQSSDNVNFLRVGWSNKQLTTLKPLLSEIEYLQDQHLLLTVKSLDGYESYGECVLALKSMIGSTPQQFHTYLSHRGEETGNIRGSMRVRVPSERMGTRERLYEWISVDKDDAGGPKGKSTLLPRSGHEYVKPSQGRKPLGTELGRVSEEGERNTKEETATRSKQPESPDDPSSCKNSYNNPAYYILEGVPNQSAAVAMLPELLPSTSLASAPAAKPTAPSALPRAKPASGPSPGPPGPRSRPPVGLSVRTISEEPCPEEEGVVPGPTAAPVGSSLNRPPPDFPPPPLPKGALEMAVEGPFAKPRPQFPDLAEVRIAPVASAPFALGEGYPRGGGGGGGALDDQSCSVLQMAKTMSESEFSGQPPRAPSAPPLMRGPVLGLGLDVCRTFPPRHPIPESIAEDTPEEALWGSSSSSLSVGESSVGEWLQRLGLERYEKGLLHNGWDDLEFLSDITEEDLEEAGVLDPAHKHILLESLRQQNQ; from the exons GTTTCAGAAGCATGTCCACACATACCGGATCCTCCCAGATGAAGAGGGCTTTCTAGCTGTCCAG acGTCCCAGGGTGTTCAGCCGAAGCGGTTCAAGACCCTGCCAGAGTTGGTGCTGCTGTACCTCCAGCCCAGCCAAGGTCTGGTCTCCACTCTGCTCTACCCTGTGGACAGAGAAGAGAGTGCACTCAGCGATGACCGGGACTATTCAG ATGGGGAGGATGAgaagccccccctcccaccccgctCTGCTTCCACTTCCACCCCCACTGGACCAGAAACACCCACTGAGAG CCCTCCGGCGGCTAACGGTCTTAGCACCATTTCCCATGAGTACCTGAAGGGCAGCTATGCTCTTGACCTGGAAGCAGTCAAGCAGGGGGCCTGCGCCCTGCCCCACCTCAACAAGACCCTGGTCTCTTCCTGCAAGCGCCTCAACGG GGAGGTTGATAAGGTTTTGTCTGGCCTGGAGATCCTTTCCAAGGTCTTCGATCAGCAAAGTGCCTTCATGGTCTCCAAGATGATCCAACAG TCTGTGAATCAGGGTGGAGACCAGGAGCTCGAGAACCTTGTGACCAAACTGGCCATCCTTAAAGACCTGCTGTCGTCCATAGAGAAGAAG GCTCTCAAAGCACTCCAGGAAATGAGTTTGACGTCTCCttgctctctgcctcctctctccacaCGCCAAAGCAAAGCCATCCCTGTACAGGCCTTTGAG GTGAAGCTGGATGGCTGTTTGGCAGAGCTGGCCAAGATA GGGAAGAGCCAGAAACACACTCTGTCCGTCgacgtggagggagggagactggTGGTGATGAAGAAGGTGAAGGACAGCCAGGAGGACTGGACCCCCTTCACCCACGACAAGA TCCGTCAGCTGATCAAGTCACAGCGGGTCCAGAATAAGCTGGGCATTGTGTTTGAGAAGGAAAAGGACAAGACCCAGAGGAAAGACTTCATCTTCGCCAGTGCCAAG AAGCGCGAGGCCTTTTGCCAATTGCTGCAAttgatgaaaaataaacattccaaCCAAGACGAGCCAGATATGATTTCAATCTTCATTGGCACCTGGAACATGG GCTCGGTTCCTGCGCCCA CCATGAGCTCGTGGGTGTTGTGTCGCGGCCTGGGCAAGACCCTGGACGAGATGACGGTCACCATCCCCCACGACCTGTACGTGTTCGGGACCCAGGAGAACTCCATGTGCGACCGCGAGTGGGTGGAGTCCATCCGCGCCGGCCTGAAGGACCAGACGGACCTGGAGTACAAGCCG ATCGCCGTGCAGACGCTGTGGAACATCAAGATCGCCGTGCTGGTGAAACCCGAGCACGAGAACCGCATCAGCCACGTGGGCGTGTCCAGCGTCAAGACGGGCATCGCCAACACCCTGG GTAACAAAGGGGCTGTAGGGGTGTCCTTCATGTTCAACGGAACATCTTTTGGGTTTGTCAACTGCCACCTGACCTCAGGGAATGAGAAGATTGCCAG GAGGAACCAGAACTACCTGGACATCCTGCGG CTGCTGTCGCTGGGCGACAAACAGTTAAGCTCCTTCGACATCTCACTGCGCTTCACACACCTCTTCTGGCTGGGAGACCTCAACTACCGGCTGGACATGGACATCCAG gagatcCTGAACTACATCAACAGGAAGGAGTTTGACCCCCTGCTGAAGGTGGACCAGCTCAacctggagagggagaagaacaaGGTGTTCCTCCGCTTCGGTCA GGAAGAGGAGTTCCTACCGCCAACC TACCGCTACGAACGG GGCGCCAGGGACACCTACGTCTGGCAGACGCATGAAGCCACGGGGTGG ATGAGGACCAACGTCCCGTCGTGGTGTGACCGGATCCTGTGGAAGTCCTACCCTGAGACACATATCGTCTGCAACTCCTACG GCTGTACGGATGACATCGTGACCAGTGACCACTCCCCAGTGTTCGCGACCTTCGAGGTGGGGGTGACGTCTCAGTTTGTCTCCAAGAAAG GTCTGCCCAAGACTTCGGAGCAGGCCTACATAGAGTTTGAGAGCATCGAGGCCATCGTGAAGACGGCCAGCAGAACCAAGTTCTTCATTGAGTTTTACTCCACTTGCCTGGAAG AGTTCAAGAAGAGCTATGAGAACGACACCCAGAGCAGTGACAACGTCAACTTCCTCCGCGTGGGCTGGTCCAATAAGCAGCTCACCACCCTGAAGCCCCTCCTCTCTGAGATCGAGTACCTGCAGGACCAGCACCTGCTGCTCACCGTCAAGTCCCTGGACGGCTACGAGTCCTATG GAGAATGTGTGTTGGCCCTGAAGTCGATGATCGGCAGCACGCCGCAGCAGTTCCACACGTACCTGTCCCACCGCGGCGAGGAGACGGGCAACATCCGCGGCTCCATGAGGGTCCGCGTGCCCTCCGAGAGGATGGGCACCCGGGAGCGGCTCTACG AGTGGATCAGTGTGGATAAAGACGACGCCGGTGGTCCCAAAGGCAAATCCACCCTGCTGCCCCGATCCGGACACGAATACGTCAA GCCGTCGCAGGGCCGCAAGCCCCTAGGAACAGAGCTGGGGAGGGTCagcgaggagggggagaggaacacCAAGGAGGAGACCgctaccag gTCCAAGCAGCCAGAGTCTCCCGACGACCCGTCGTCGTGTAAGAACAGCTACAACAACCCCGCCTACTACATCCTGGAGGGCGTCCCCAACCAATCAGCCGCCGTGGCCATGCTGCCGGAGCTCCTCCCGTCCACTTCCCTCGCCAGCGCCCCGGCGGCCAAACCCACCGCCCCCTCGGCGCTGCCTCGCGCCAAGCCCGcctccggcccctcccccgggcCCCCTGGCCCCCGCAGCAGGCCCCCAGTGGGCCTCTCCGTCCGCACCATCAGCGAGGAGCCCTgcccggaggaggagggcgtggtCCCGGGCCCGACCGCCGCCCCAGTGGGGAGCTCTCTGAACCGCCCGCCCCCGgacttcccccctcccccgctgccCAAAGGCGCCCTGGAGATGGCCGTGGAGGGCCCCTTcgccaagccccgcccccaatTCCCCGACCTGGCCGAGGTACGCATCGCCCCCGTCGCCTCGGCGCCGTTCGCCCTGGGGGAGGGCTAcccgagaggaggggggggagggggaggagctctgGACGACCAGTCCTGCTCGGTGCTGCAGATGGCCAAAACCATGAGCGAGAGCGAGTTCTCTGGAcagcccccccgggccccctcgGCCCCGCCCCTCATGCGGGGGCCAGttctggggctggggctggacGTGTGCCGCACCTTCCCCCCGAGACACCCCATCCCAGAGAGCATCGCCGAGGACACGCCTGAGGAG GCTCTTtggggcagcagcagctcatCACTGTCAGTGGGAGAGTCCTCCGTCGGGGAGTGGCTCCAGAGGCTGGGCCTGGAGCGCTATGAGAAGGGCCTTCTGCACAACGGCTGGGACGACCTGGAATTCCTCAG TGACATCACcgaggaggacctggaggaggccGGGGTCCTAGATCCCGCCCACAAGCACATCCTGCTGGAGAGCCTGAGGCAGCAGAACCAATGA